TTACGCGCAGATTCAAAGTCGCTTAAATGCGCTGTACGACGAAGCCGACATTATTCGAGCCAGAAACGCGGTCATGAGAGAGAGACCCGCAAACGTGAAACACGCGTTCGAATCCAAATTCCGGACGATTATTTCCCCCCATCCCGTGACTGTTACAGCCGCCGCAAGACATCCTGCCGCAACCTCAGTGCGATCCCTGCCGCTTGGCGATCCGTATGATCCATAGCAGCCTCGCCGTACCTGCACTGCACCGGCTCATGGCTGCCGAAGCCATCCGGAGGCGGGCCGCGTTGACTCGCAGCGTCGCCGCAGTGGCGGCTTCCTGCATGATTGCGTTTGCGGCGTCGTCGGCAGGCGCGCAGTCGGTGCTGCTAAAGATTCGCCCGAGAGTCGGTGATACACTCGCGGTGCGGATGGATCAGCAGGTAGAGATGACCGGAGTTCCGGTGGGCTGCGCCAGCGGAGGCACTCAGCCGAGAAATAGCCCTCCAGCACGGCCGTGTGCGGAAGTGACGCGGCACATGACGACGAAGATGGAAGTCTTCAGCCGCGCCATCGTCCGGAAATCCACCGATGACGTGACGATGCTGCTTGCGATGACGGATTCCGTTCGCACTGCGGCATCGTCGACACCGGGAAAGAGTCCTCCGTTAAGGCGCGTTACCGGGCCCCGCGGATCGATCGAGTTCCGCGTCAACACTGATGGCGGTGCGGAAGTAACGAACGCCGATGCCAGCGACGAGCTACGCGCGATGTTCGGGCAGATGCCCGCCATGTTGCCGCGAAAGGCCGTGTCGGTAGGTGAGAAGTGGACGCGCGAGATGCGTATCCCCATCACCGCCGAGCAAGGTGCGAAAAGACTGGTGCGGGCAACGTTCCAGCTTGATTCTCTCGGGCCTAATGGTGATGTGGCCCATATTTCAATGCGAGGCAGCGTGTCCGGCGATCATGGCGACGGAAGCCAGCCGGAACAGTCAGGCTCCCTTACCGGCATGATGCAGCTCGACAGGCGTCTTGCATGGATCACCGAGACGCGCGCAAGCATCGATATGCGATCTGTCATCAAACCCGCAACTGGCCCGCCGATGGCGGTGTGGACGCGAGTCACTCAGCATCTAAGGACGGCACGGGCTCAATGAAGCTCGTCCATCTGTCCGACCTGCATCTCGGGTTCAGGCAGTATCAGCGGCTTGCGGCGAACGGAATCAATCAGCGTGAGGCGGACATCGCTTCCGCGTTCCGGCGCGCGATCGACCGGGTGATCGAGATTCAGCCTGACGTCATTCTCATTGGCGGCGACGTATTTCACAGCGTTCGGCCCACAAACCCGGCAATACTCCACGCTTTCAAGCAGTTTTCGCGTCTCACGGAAATGCTGCCGGACGCGAGCATTGTGATGATCGCTGGGAACCACGACAAACCGCGCACTACGGAAACCGGCTGGTTGCTCAGGCTGTTCTCGACCCTTGGAATCACCGTCGTCGAAGAGGAAGCGAAGAACGTCACGTTTCGTGATGGCGAACTATCGGTGCTTGCCATCCCCAGTCTCATTCGCCCGCGC
Above is a window of Gemmatimonadaceae bacterium DNA encoding:
- a CDS encoding DUF6263 family protein, yielding MIHSSLAVPALHRLMAAEAIRRRAALTRSVAAVAASCMIAFAASSAGAQSVLLKIRPRVGDTLAVRMDQQVEMTGVPVGCASGGTQPRNSPPARPCAEVTRHMTTKMEVFSRAIVRKSTDDVTMLLAMTDSVRTAASSTPGKSPPLRRVTGPRGSIEFRVNTDGGAEVTNADASDELRAMFGQMPAMLPRKAVSVGEKWTREMRIPITAEQGAKRLVRATFQLDSLGPNGDVAHISMRGSVSGDHGDGSQPEQSGSLTGMMQLDRRLAWITETRASIDMRSVIKPATGPPMAVWTRVTQHLRTARAQ